A single region of the Macrobrachium rosenbergii isolate ZJJX-2024 chromosome 5, ASM4041242v1, whole genome shotgun sequence genome encodes:
- the LOC136839069 gene encoding uncharacterized protein YdhT, with translation MSNIIVEEDAEIVTVGEDVEIAIVEEDAEIVTVGEDVEIVIVEEDAEIVTVGEDVEIAIVEEDAEIVTVGEDVEIAIVEEDAEIVTVGEDVEIDVEIAIVEEDAEIVTVGEDVEIAIVEEDAEIVTVGEDVEIVIVEEDAEIVTAGEDVEIVIVEEDAEIVTAGEDVEIVIVEEDAEIVTVGEDVEIAIVEEDAEIVTVGEDVEIVIVEEDAEIVTVGEDVEIVIVEEDAEIVTVGEDVK, from the exons ATGTCGAACA TAATTGTTGAAGAGGATGCAGAAATCGTAACTGTTGGAGAGGATGTCGAAATAGCAATTGTTGAAGAGGATGCAGAAATCGTAACTGTTGGAGAGGATGTCGAAATAGTAATTGTTGAAGAGGATGCAGAAATCGTAACTGTTGGAGAGGATGTCGAAATAGCAATTGTTGAAGAGGATGCAGAAATCGTAACTGTTGGAGAGGATGTCGAAATAGCAATTGTTGAAGAGGACGCAGAAATCGTAACTGTTGGAGAGGATGTCGAAATA GATGTCGAAATAGCAATTGTTGAAGAGGATGCAGAAATCGTAACTGTTGGAGAGGATGTCGAAATAGCAATTGTTGAAGAGGATGCAGAAATCGTAACTGTTGGAGAGGATGTCGAAATAGTAATTGTTGAAGAGGATGCAGAAATCGTAACTGCTGGAGAGGATGTCGAAATAGTAATTGTTGAAGAGGATGCAGAAATCGTAACTGCTGGAGAGGATGTCGAAATAGTAATTGTTGAAGAGGATGCAGAAATCGTAACTGTTGGAGAGGATGTCGAAATAGCAATTGTTGAAGAGGATGCAGAAATCGTAACTGTTGGAGAGGATGTCGAAATAGTAATTGTTGAAGAGGATGCAGAAATCGTAACTGTTGGAGAGGATGTCGAAATAGTAATTGTTGAAGAGGATGCAGAAATCGTAACTGTTGGAGAGGATGTCAAATAG